In Rutidosis leptorrhynchoides isolate AG116_Rl617_1_P2 chromosome 2, CSIRO_AGI_Rlap_v1, whole genome shotgun sequence, one genomic interval encodes:
- the LOC139891563 gene encoding probable lysophospholipase BODYGUARD 3 encodes MRSFLFLTGKLTNDILSFLIFSLLDVLDILLCHIYKIVDFVMEDEWKPCYCSSPKHTIIKSGNILVSEKGEGEKIVCLTSNNLQLEEISDTLYSRTSLVSEVSKTTIKRRKTVTSVNVQPAFTVEMLQEKIDGYKSHSVPRWSDCDCDTCNSWSNSCKDTLFVYTDGRKDNVGENVLFIHGFISSSAFWTETLFPNFSRSIKSKYRLFAVDLLGFGKSPKPHESLYTMKDHLDMIEKSVLEPNKVESFHIVAHSLGCILALALAVKYPNSVKSLTLLAPPYFPAPKGEDAAQYMMRKVAPRQVWPLIAFGASMACWYEHVSRTICLLICKHHRTWELLTKILTRNRIRTYLIDGFCCHTHNAAWHTLHNVICGSATKMEVYLDTVQNHVNCSVNVFHGQDDELIPVECSDNIKTKVPKANIKVVDKKDHITIVVGRQETFARELEQIWMTSKAS; translated from the exons ATGAGATCTTTTCTTTTTCTCACTGGGAAATTAACAAATGATATATTAAGCTTCCTAATATTTTCATTACTTGATGTTCTGGACATTTTATTATGTCACATTTACAAAATTGTTGATTTCGTTATGGAAGATGAATGGAAACCATGTTATTGTTCGTCACCAAAACACACAATTATTAAGAGTGGTAATATTTTAGTGTCGGAGAAAGGTGAGGGAGAAAAGATCGTTTGTCTTACTTCGAATAACTTACAACTCGAAGAAATCTCGGATACACTTTATTCTCGGACGTCCTTAGTGTCCGAGGTGTCAAAAACAACTATTAAACGTCGTAAAACGGTTACCTCTGTTAATGTTCAACCTGCTTTTACGGTCGAAATGCTTCAAGAAAAGATCGATGGTTATAAGTCTCATTCGGTCCCACGTTGGTCCGATTGCGATTGTGATACTTGTAACTCATGGTCGAATTCGTGTAAAGATACTCTTTTTGTTTATACCGATGGCCGAAAAG ATAATGTAGGTGAGAATGTGTTGTTTATTCATGGGTTTATATCATCATCTGCATTTTGGACGGAGACATTGTTTCCAAACTTTTCAAGATCGATAAAATCGAAGTATAGATTATTTGCGGTTGATCTTTTAGGGTTTGGGAAAAGCCCAAAGCCACATGAGTCGCTTTACACAATGAAGGATCATTTAGACATGATTGAGAAGTCTGTTCTTGAACCAAACAAGGTCGAATCGTTTCACATTGTGGCTCATTCTCTCGGTTGCATTCTTGCACTTGCACTCGCCGTTAAATACCCCAACTCCGTCAAGTCGTTAACCTTACTCGCCCCG CCATATTTTCCAGCACCAAAAGGGGAGGATGCGGCACAATATATGATGAGAAAGGTGGCGCCACGACAAGTGTGGCCGTTGATCGCATTTGGAGCATCAATGGCTTGTTGGTACGAGCACGTTAGCCGAACAATTTGTTTATTGATATGCAAGCACCACCGTACATGGGAATTGTTGACCAAAATCCTCACCAGAAACAG GATCAGGACGTATTTGATCGATGGATTTTGTTGTCATACACATAACGCAGCCTGGCACACCCTTCACAACGTTATATGTGGGAGTGCTACAAAAATGGAAGTGTACTTAGATACTGTTCAAAATCATGTAAATTGTAGCGTAAATGTGTTTCATGGTCAAGATGATGAACTCATCCCGGTTGAGTGTAGCGACAATATAAAGACCAAAGTGCCTAAGGCGAACATTAAGGTTGTTGACAAGAAAGATCATATCACCATCGTTGTTGGACGACAAGAAACTTTTGCTAGAGAACTCGAGCAAATATGGATGACATCAAAAGCTAGCTGA